From the Abditibacteriota bacterium genome, the window GGGAGATCTGGCCTCCGTATATCCCAAAAGCTGGCACCACGCCTACAGCCACGTGAACAGCTTCAACGGCCTGGGGGGAGCCTACGCCGCCACCGGTGACGAATACTACCTCGATACCCTGAAAAAGGCCTATGACTATATGCAGAGCGAGCAGTGCTTCGCCACCGGAGGCTACGGCCCCGGGGAAAGCCTGATGTCCCGGGAAGAACTGCCCGATATGGTCCGCTGGACTTCCAGGTCCTTTGAGACCCAGTGCGCCTCCTGGGCCGCCTTCAAGATGTGCAAGTATCTCACCGGCTTTACGGGAGAAGCGGAATACGGCGACTGGACGGAAAGGCTCATTGTGAACGCCGTGTGCGCATCTCTGCCCGTGTCCGGCAAGGGCAACGCCTTTTATTACTCCAACTACCGGGTGGACGGGGCGGCCAAGACCTACGATCCCGACTGTCCCTGGACCTGCTGCACCGGCACCCGGCTGCTCACCGTGACGGATCTGGCGAACCAGCTCTATTTTCACAACGGCAGGGATATATACGTGTCCCAGTATTTTGCCTCGGAGGCCTCCTTTGAGCTGCAGGGCGGCAAAGTCCGTCTGGAGTGTGATACCGTATTTCCCGAAGAAACCCGTGTCCGCTATACTCTGACGCCGGAAAAGCCGGCTGTGTTTTCCGTGAATTTCCGCCTGCCGGGCTGGCTGGCGGGGAAGGCAGTTATAAAGGTGAACGGCAAGCCCTTTGCCTATACGGTGAAAAAGGGCTGGGCCTGTGTCCGCCGCCTGTGGAAGGAGGGGGACAGAATCGAGATCGGTCTGCCTATGGCTCTGGATGTCAAATATCTGTTGGAGGATACGGCCAATCCATACGCCATAGTTTACGGCCCCGTCGCTATGGCGGTGAAGGCTCTGAAGGACGTCCGCAACCCGGCGGACCTCATTGACCCGGAGAACGTAAAGGAGGACTTTGTCCCCGCCGAAGCGGACAATATGACCTGGGTGAGCAAAAAGGACCGGACCCTCCTTTTCAAGCCCTTCTACGCCTACAGGGAAGGGGAGCGCTGCTTCCTGTATCTGGAGCCCGACCAGGAATACAGGGGCAACTTCTCCGACGATTGGTTCAAAATAATGGATATGATGGCGTCAAAGACCGTGGGGGGCTTTGTGGAATATGAATTCACGGGCAAGACCCTCAGATACAGCTACAGGCGCTTTGACGACTGCGGCATCGCCGAGGTGCTGCTGGACGGCAAGCCCTATTGCGAGCTGGATATGTACAGCCCCGAAAGGGGGGTTGACGGCTATACCGATAT encodes:
- a CDS encoding glycoside hydrolase family 127 protein translates to MRILLSLLLLCLCAYAYAGAEPYDALFERNVLKPLRLGEVTLKGELKRQLDSVARYYLGLNCDDLLKDYRERAGLPAPGAGMGYGYVGHSPFGQFMSGYARLYAITGDERFREKALYLMREWGKTIEEDGYCFAARPSYVTPYYYDKLITAMMDIYNYCGEPEALEYIGPITGWCEKNLDRSRKYGDTTGQGTGEWYTISDHLYKLYIVTGDQRYKDFARVWEYREWWDEVASGDLASVYPKSWHHAYSHVNSFNGLGGAYAATGDEYYLDTLKKAYDYMQSEQCFATGGYGPGESLMSREELPDMVRWTSRSFETQCASWAAFKMCKYLTGFTGEAEYGDWTERLIVNAVCASLPVSGKGNAFYYSNYRVDGAAKTYDPDCPWTCCTGTRLLTVTDLANQLYFHNGRDIYVSQYFASEASFELQGGKVRLECDTVFPEETRVRYTLTPEKPAVFSVNFRLPGWLAGKAVIKVNGKPFAYTVKKGWACVRRLWKEGDRIEIGLPMALDVKYLLEDTANPYAIVYGPVAMAVKALKDVRNPADLIDPENVKEDFVPAEADNMTWVSKKDRTLLFKPFYAYREGERCFLYLEPDQEYRGNFSDDWFKIMDMMASKTVGGFVEYEFTGKTLRYSYRRFDDCGIAEVLLDGKPYCELDMYSPERGVDGYTDITGSESGKHTVKLVITGKNPKSEDQYVNVTGFEVIE